One genomic region from Nymphaea colorata isolate Beijing-Zhang1983 chromosome 10, ASM883128v2, whole genome shotgun sequence encodes:
- the LOC116262446 gene encoding LOW QUALITY PROTEIN: receptor protein kinase TMK1-like (The sequence of the model RefSeq protein was modified relative to this genomic sequence to represent the inferred CDS: inserted 1 base in 1 codon): MASTSSGGLRAAALVAAMAVALLLGACLAATDAGDARVMHELATAIDPGGSALGWSSSTDPCKWKQVYCSSDGRVTGLRLGGLSLGGTLPASLRNLTSLQTLELQNNNFSGPLPSLAGLGSLSVAILHDNSFTSFPPDFFSGLASLQAIYLDHNPFAPWDIPLSLADATALVNFSANDAGVQGSIPSFVGTFSSILSFNLAYNNLTGGLPSSFSGTSLRVFWLNNQKGPKLSGRIDVLANMTDLVQVWLHSNAFTGPLPDLAALTSITDLNLRDNRFTGPVPXSLVSIPTLKNISLTNNLLQGGIPVFHAGVGVDNDPKLNRYCLPTPGNCDERVTVLLSIAGAMAFPAYLADSWQGNDPCGGWAGITCSPNGNITVINFQDKGFSGTISPDFGKIPSLQRLMLSNNNLTGSIPQEIADLPALTYLDVSNNSLSGKVPLFKQNVQLLMSGNPQLGKDDGSQSGSGSSGSGGSGSGGASGGGSAGKRSSASVGVIVGSVVAAVCALGLLGLLAFMAYKRKQKGFGRVQSPNAVVIHPRHSGSDPELLKITVAGASSANVVLNGAQSQEAAGPSDIQLVEAGNMVISIQVLRNVTNNFSEENILGRGGFGTVYKGELHDGTKIAVKRMESGVIGSKGLDEFTSEISVLTKVRHRHLVALLGYCVDGNEKLLVYEYMPQGPLSRHLFNWKEEGSKPLDWKKRLSIALDVARGVEYLHSLAHQSFIHRDLKPSNILLGDDMRAKVADFGLVRLAPEGKYSVETRLAGTFGYLAPEYAVTGRVTTKADVFSFGVILMELVSGRRALDETQPEESMHLVTWFRRMHLNKDAFRNAIDSSIEQNEETLSSILIVAELACHCCAREPYQRPDMSHAVNVLSPLVEQWKPTGPDADDLYGIDLDMTLPQALKKWQAFEDTQMGDSSYPASMASLDNTQTSIPNRPSGFADSFTSSDGR, encoded by the exons atgGCGAGCACTAGCAGCGGAGGGCTGAGGGCAGCTGCGTTGGTGGCGGCCATGGCGGTGGCGCTGCTGTTAGGCGCGTGCTTGGCGGCCACGGACGCCGGAGACGCTCGGGTGATGCACGAGCTGGCGACCGCCATCGACCCCGGGGGCTCCGCCCTCGGGTGGTCTTCGTCGACGGACCCCTGCAAGTGGAAGCAGGTGTATTGCAGTAGCGACGGGCGGGTGACGGGGCTCAGGCTGGGCGGGCTGTCGCTGGGCGGAACCCTCCCGGCGAGCCTCCGCAACCTCACCTCCCTCCAGACCCTTGAGCTCCAGAACAACAACTTTTCTGGCCCTCTGCCGAGCCTCGCCGGCTTGGGCTCCCTTTCCGTTGCCATTCTCCACGACAACTCCTTCACCTCCTTCCCCCCGGACTTCTTCTCGGGGCTCGCCTCCCTCCAGGCCATCTACCTCGACCACAACCCCTTCGCCCCTTGGGACATCCCCCTCAGCCTCGCCGATGCGACGGCCCTCGTTAACTTCTCTGCCAACGACGCCGGCGTCCAGGGCTCTATCCCGTCCTTCGTGGGCACCTTCTCTAGCATCCTCTCCTTTAACCTGGCCTACAACAATCTCACCGGaggcctcccttcttccttttccggCACGTCTCTTCGGGTGTTCTGGCTTAACAACCAGAAAGGCCCGAAGCTCTCTGGCCGCATCGACGTCCTCGCCAACATGACCGACCTCGTCCAGGTCTGGCTGCATTCCAATGCCTTCACCGGCCCGCTGCCGGACCTCGCCGCCCTGACGTCGATCACCGACCTCAACCTCCGGGACAATCGCTTCACGGGGCCCGTCC CCTCTCTCGTCTCTATCCCGACACTCAAGAACATCTCGCTCACCAACAACCTTCTTCAGGGGGGAATCCCGGTCTTCCATGCCGGTGTGGGTGTCGACAACGACCCGAAGTTGAACCGATACTGCCTCCCTACCCCCGGAAACTGTGACGAGAGGGTCACCGTCCTCCTCTCGATAGCAGGCGCCATGGCTTTTCCGGCTTACCTCGCAGACAGCTGGCAAGGGAACGACCCATGCGGCGGCTGGGCGGGGATTACATGCAGTCCGAATGGGAATATCACAGTCATCAACTTCCAGGACAAGGGCTTTTCCGGAACCATCTCGCCGGACTTTGGGAAGATTCCCTCGCTGCAGAGGCTCATGCTGTCCAATAACAACCTCACCGGGTCGATCCCGCAGGAGATTGCCGACCTTCCAGCGCTCACCTATCTGGACGTGTCAAACAATTCCCTCTCCGGGAAGGTCCCGCTTTTCAAGCAGAATGTGCAGCTTCTGATGAGCGGGAACCCTCAGCTTGGGAAGGATGATGGTTCCCAGTCTGGTTCTGGCTCGTCCGGATCAGGTGGGTCGGGCTCAGGAGGAGCTTCTGGAGGTGGCTCAGCCGGAAAGCGGTCGTCTGCATCGGTTGGAGTGATTGTTGGTTCCGTGGTAGCTGCAGTTTGCGCTTTGGGCTTGCTGGGGCTGTTGGCTTTCATGGCGTACAAGAGGAAGCAGAAGGGATTCGGAAGAGTGCAAAGTCCAAACGCAGTGGTCATCCACCCACGGCATTCTGGGTCTGATCCCGAGCTGTTAAAGATCACCGTCGCTGGAGCCAGCAGTGCCAATGTCGTCCTGAACGGTGCGCAGAGCCAAGAGGCGGCTGGCCCGAGCGACATTCAGTTGGTGGAGGCTGGGAACATGGTGATCTCAATCCAGGTTCTGAGAAATGTCACTAACAATTTCAGCGAGGAGAATATTCTGGGCAGGGGCGGGTTCGGAACTGTCTATAAGGGGGAATTGCATGACGGTACAAAGATCGCGGTGAAGAGAATGGAGTCGGGGGTGATTGGCTCGAAGGGGTTGGATGAATTCACGTCCGAGATTTCTGTCTTGACGAAGGTTCGCCACCGGCACCTTGTTGCGCTGCTTGGGTATTGCGTTGATGGCAATGAAAAGCTTCTGGTCTATGAGTACATGCCTCAGGGGCCTCTGAGTAGGCATCTCTTCAattggaaggaagaaggaagtaAGCCCTTGGATTGGAAGAAGAGGCTGAGCATAGCATTGGATGTGGCAAGAGGCGTGGAGTATCTTCACAGCTTAGCTCACCAGAGTTTCATACACAGAGATCTCAAGCCTTCCAATATCTTGCTTGGGGATGACATGAGAGCAAAAGTAGCAGATTTTGGCCTGGTCCGGTTAGCTCCAGAGGGGAAATATTCCGTCGAGACGAGACTTGCTGGCACATTTGGCTATCTGGCACCAGAATATGCAG TTACTGGGAGAGTAACAACAAAGGCAGATGTATTCAGCTTTGGCGTGATTCTCATGGAGTTGGTTAGTGGCAGACGAGCTCTGGATGAGACCCAGCCTGAGGAGAGCATGCATCTTGTTACCTGGTTCAGGAGGATGCATCTAAACAAGGATGCATTTAGAAATGCTATAGACTCTTCAATTGAACAGAATGAGGAGACACTTTCCAGCATCTTGATTGTTGCAGAGCTCGCTTGCCATTGTTGTGCTAGAGAGCCATATCAGAGACCTGACATGAGCCATGCTGTTAATGTGTTATCTCCACTTGTTGAGCAGTGGAAGCCAACAGGCCCGGATGCGGATGACTTGTATGGTATTGACCTTGACATGACTCTGCCTCAAGCTCTAAAGAAATGGCAAGCCTTTGAAGACACACAGATGGGTGATAGTTCCTACCCTGCTTCGATGGCTAGTCTAGATAACACACAGACTAGCATTCCAAATAGGCCGTCAGGGTTCGCCGATTCTTTCACCTCTTCTGATGGGCGTTGA
- the LOC116262774 gene encoding U-box domain-containing protein 21, with product MPLWRIRMGSGRSKSGERLSGKTGPPAVDLSEVVIPPAFRCPISLDLMKDPVILSTGITYDRQSIERWLDDGNHICPVTKQPLQSSELVPNYSLLRVIQRWCVDHPSAGIERIPTPRVPASRSQVAEMLSQVEIASRRGSPPSFATAVDRIRLLARENERNRRCAVGAGSGAALTAALAAFCERFAEAEGDVEPNAAVEAALAAAAAVMPLDAEACSRVWTRSCMRRLGRVLQGGSLEGRKNATSFLRAVLEDEVEVANNRKILESTPALVEGLARAVREPICPSATKASLTSIFRMASASDQIASRVVDSGLVPVLLETLAECERGVCEKVLAVLDLACACREGRKRACENALAVPVLVKKVLRVSEASTELAVSVLWRLCKGARDDAVVTEALSMGVFQKLLLLLQLGCGERTKEKATDLLKMMNAYRDRGDCVDSGDFKEVKRPV from the coding sequence ATGCCGCTGTGGAGAATCCGAATGGGGTCCGGAAGGAGCAAGTCCGGCGAGAGGCTGTCTGGCAAGACTGGGCCGCCGGCGGTCGACCTCTCCGAGGTCGTCATACCCCCTGCATTCCGGTGCCCCATCTCGCTTGACCTCATGAAGGACCCCGTCATCCTTTCCACCGGCATCACCTACGACCGGCAAAGCATCGAGAGGTGGCTCGACGACGGCAACCACatctgccccgtcaccaagcAGCCCCTCCAAAGCTCCGAACTCGTCCCCAACTACTCGCTCCTTCGGGTGATACAGAGATGGTGCGTCGACCACCCATCCGCGGGAATCGAAAGGATCCCCACGCCTCGGGTACCTGCTTCTCGGTCTCAGGTCGCCGAGATGCTCTCTCAGGTGGAGATTGCGAGCCGGCGCGGCAGTCCGCCCAGCTTCGCGACCGCCGTGGATCGGATTCGGCTTCTGGCGAGAGAGAACGAGCGGAACCGGCGGTGTGCTGTGGGAGCCGGCTCGGGTGCGGCTCTCACCGCAGCTCTCGCGGCCTTCTGTGAGAGGTTCGCGGAGGCGGAGGGGGATGTGGAGCCGAATGCGGCCGTTGAGGCGGCGCTGGCTGCTGCGGCAGCGGTGATGCCGCTGGACGCTGAAGCATGTTCCCGGGTGTGGACTCGGTCGTGCATGAGGCGCCTGGGTAGGGTGCTTCAAGGGGGCAGCCTGGAGGGGAGGAAGAACGCGACGTCGTTTCTGAGGGCCGTTCTGGAAGACGAGGTGGAGGTTGCAAATAACAGGAAGATTTTGGAGTCGACTCCGGCGCTGGTGGAGGGGCTCGCAAGGGCAGTTCGGGAGCCGATCTGCCCGTCGGCGACGAAGGCCTCGTTGACGTCCATCTTCCGGATGGCGTCCGCCAGCGACCAGATTGCGTCCCGGGTCGTGGACTCCGGCTTGGTGCCCGTGCTGCTGGAGACGCTGGCCGAGTGCGAGCGCGGGGTGTGCGAGAAGGTGCTGGCGGTGCTCGACCTGGCGTGCGCGTGCCGAGAGGGGAGGAAGCGGGCGTGCGAGAACGCGTTGGCGGTGCCTGTGCTGGTGAAGAAGGTGCTGAGGGTGTCGGAGGCGTCGACGGAGCTGGCGGTGTCGGTGCTGTGGAGGCTATGCAAAGGGGCGAGGGACGACGCCGTGGTGACGGAGGCCCTTTCGATGGGGGTGTTCCAGaagctgctgttgctgctgcagCTGGGCTGTGGGGAAAGGACCAAGGAGAAAGCTACGGACCTGCTGAAGATGATGAACGCCTACAGAGACAGGGGCGACTGCGTTGACTCCGGCGACTTCAAGGAGGTCAAGCGGCCGGTCTGA